DNA from Pirellulales bacterium:
CCATGCGAATGGCCGACGACAGCCGCGTGGCACAGCCGACCGATTCGAGCGCGTCCTGCAAGGCCAGGCCGTTGATCACCGTGGCCAGCATGCCCATGTAATGGCTCGTGGCTTCCTGGATCCGCGCGCTGGCCGAGGCGAATTGTGCGCCGCGGAGGATGTTGCCTCCGCCGATCACGATGGCAATCTGCACGCCGCGCTGGGCCGCCTGCGCGGTTTGCTCGGCGACGTGGACTACCGCATCCATGCTGATGCCGCGCTCGCCGGCGTGCGTAAAACTCTCGCCGGAGAGTTTCAACACCACCCGTTTATAGTTGCCCGTGACGTCGGCCATGAGTACTCGCTTCCGTGTTAATTGAAAACGTCTTGCCAAGGCTCGCGCGGGCGTGCGATCGCGGCGAGTCGACTTGCGGCCGACTGCGGCACGGCGCAGTGCGCGATTCCCTGGCGCGCCGCGTCGTGCGGTCGACAATTACTCCTTGCCCAGCTCCCAGCGGACGAACTTCTTCACTTTCATGCCGGCTTCCTTGGCCATCTGGCCGACGGTCTTCTTGTCGTCCTTGATGAACGGCTGCTCGGTGAGGACGTTCGCGGCGTAAAAGTTTTTCATCCGCCCTTCGATCATCTTGGCCAGAATGTTCTCTGGCTTGCCTTCGCCGCGGGCCGCCTCGGTGAGAATCTCGCGCTCCTTGGCAACGGTCGCCGGGTCGAGGTCCTCTTTGGTCACCGCCGCTACCTTGTTGGCTGCGACGTGCATGGCCAGGTCCTTCGCCACCTCGGGCGTGCCCCCTTCGACCTCGACCAACACGCCAGGACTGCCGGTATGATGGGCGTAGCCACCCGCCGGCGCGTCGATGCGCACGATCCGCGCCAGGTTGAACACCTCGCGGATCCGATTGAACATGTCGTCCTTCACCTGCCCCAAGGTCTCGCCCGGCTTGCTCGGCGAGGGCTGCTTGAGCAACTCCTCCGGCGTTTTGGCGCCGGGGCCGGTGGCCAATTGCCTGGCCAGATCGTTGGCAAATTGCACGAACTCCGGGCTGCTGGCAACCGGAGCGCTTTCGCACTGCAGCTCGATCATGGGGG
Protein-coding regions in this window:
- the tsf gene encoding translation elongation factor Ts, which produces PMIELQCESAPVASSPEFVQFANDLARQLATGPGAKTPEELLKQPSPSKPGETLGQVKDDMFNRIREVFNLARIVRIDAPAGGYAHHTGSPGVLVEVEGGTPEVAKDLAMHVAANKVAAVTKEDLDPATVAKEREILTEAARGEGKPENILAKMIEGRMKNFYAANVLTEQPFIKDDKKTVGQMAKEAGMKVKKFVRWELGKE